CAAGGGTGGCTGACGCACCGCAATCGCGAGCAAGCTCGCTCCCACAGGGTTTGGGCGTGGGGGATCAATCGTCAGCCGTGGGGTCCAGGTCGGGAAACATCACCTCGGTAAACCCGAATTTGCTGAAATCACTGATGCGCGAAGGGTACAAGCGCCCGATCAGGTGATCGCATTCATGCTGCACCACCCGCGCATGAAAGCCCGACGCGTAACGCACGATCGGCTCGCCCTTGGGATCGAAGCCTTCGTAGCGGATGTGCTGGTAGCGCTCGACCGCACCGCGCAGGCCCGGCACCGACAGGCAACCTTCGAAGCCCTCTTCCATCTGCGGGCCCAGTGGAGTGATCAGCGGGTTGATCAAGATGGTCTGGGGCACCGCCTCGGCGTCGGGATAACGTTCACTGTGCTCGAAGCCGAAGATCACCAGTTGCAGGTCCACGCCGATCTGTGGCGCCGCCAGGCCGACACCGCCGACGCTTTCCATGGTCTGGAACATGTCGTCGATCAACTGCCACAACGCTGGGCTGTCGAACATGTCGACAGGCACCGGTGGGGCGATGCGCAGCAGGCGTTCATCGCCCATTTTGAGGATTTCACGGATCATGGTCGGGCTTCGTCAGGTTGGGTATGAGGGATGGAATGGTCGCGGCCCAGGCCCGACACATGCTGCTTTTCGTGCTCGCCCGCGCTCTTTTCACCTGGGTTCTTGCCCTCGGTGGACATGTGCTCGATCACCGCATTCATCTCCGCGCCGAGCAACAGCACCGCCGCAGAAATATAGAAATACAGCAACAACACAATGATCGCACCGATGCTGCCATACATGGCGTTGTAGTTGGCAAAGGTCTTGACGTAAAACGCGAAGCCCAGGGAGGCAATGATCCACACCACCACCGCCAGCACCGACCCCGGCGTGATGAAGCGAAACTCCTGCTTGACGTCGGGCATCACGTAATAGATCAGCGCCACGGCCACCATCAGCAAGATCACGATCACCGGCCAGCGCACGATGGTCCAGAGCGTGACGATGAACTCCTCCAGGCCGACCTGGGCCGCGATCCAGCCCATCACCTGTGGCCCGAGCACCATCAGCGCTGCAGCGGCCAGCAGCATGCCGGCGATGCCGACCGTGTAGAAGAT
The sequence above is drawn from the Pseudomonas sp. St316 genome and encodes:
- the def gene encoding peptide deformylase; amino-acid sequence: MIREILKMGDERLLRIAPPVPVDMFDSPALWQLIDDMFQTMESVGGVGLAAPQIGVDLQLVIFGFEHSERYPDAEAVPQTILINPLITPLGPQMEEGFEGCLSVPGLRGAVERYQHIRYEGFDPKGEPIVRYASGFHARVVQHECDHLIGRLYPSRISDFSKFGFTEVMFPDLDPTADD
- a CDS encoding YihY/virulence factor BrkB family protein, which translates into the protein MMFPALKGLPLHRVMMRTVTEFLDDEMSTYASALAYQMLFSLFPFILFLIALIGFLHLPDFFSWLRLQSELVLPPQALEQVNPVIDQLQQSKGGLLSVGIVIALWTASAGVRLMMSAMNAAYDVVEGRPAWKRFPLSIFYTVGIAGMLLAAAALMVLGPQVMGWIAAQVGLEEFIVTLWTIVRWPVIVILLMVAVALIYYVMPDVKQEFRFITPGSVLAVVVWIIASLGFAFYVKTFANYNAMYGSIGAIIVLLLYFYISAAVLLLGAEMNAVIEHMSTEGKNPGEKSAGEHEKQHVSGLGRDHSIPHTQPDEARP